The window TCTGGGCGCCCGGCGTCCTGGACGGCTCGGCCAAGGACACCAAGGGCAAGTGGAAGGCCGCCCTCATGCCGCAGTGGGACGCGGCGGCCCCGGCGACCGGTGCGTGGGGCGGCTCGGCCACCAGCGTCACCACCCAGACCAAGCACAAGAAGCAGGCCGCCCAGTTCGTGCAGTGGCTCAACAGTGACTCCGAGGCCCTGAAGCTGCTGGCCACCGAGGCCTTCGTCTACCCGGCCGCGAACGAGTCGACGAGTGTGCTGACCAGCCCGCCGTCCTTCTTCGCCGACCAGGCCGACTTCTACACCATCGCCGCCGAGGCCTCGAAGGCGATGAAGCCGTTCACCTACGGCCCGAACGTGAACGTCGCCTACAGCGCGTTCAACGACGCCTTCGGCAAGGCGGCCGAGGCGAAGAAGGCCGCCGCCTTCACCGAGTCGCTGGTCACCATGCAGAAGACCACCGTCGACGACATGAAGAACACCGGGTTCACCGTCACCGGATGAGTACGACTCCGGGCGGGCGCCATCGCCCGCCCGGAGCGTTCCGAAAGGAAATTCGGCGATGTCGCTGACAACCACCGCCCCGAGAAAGACCGCGGCCGCCCCGACCGCGGCACCCCGGCGGCGCACCGGAAAGAAGGCCGGGACGCCGTACGCCTTCCTCGCCCCCGCGCTGATCCTGTTCACCGCGTTCCTGGCCGCGCCGATCGTCTACGCCGGCTATCTGAGCCTGCGCAAGGTCAAGGTCAGCGGCCTCGGCCTGGGCGCGAAGTCCCGTACCGAGATCTGGGCCGGGTTCGACAACTACGCCCGGTCGCTGTCCGACCCGGACTTCCTGCCCAGCGTCTACCGGGTCGGCGCGTACGGCCTGATCGTCGTACCCACCATGCTCGGTCTGGCTCTGCTGTTCGCGCTGCTGCTGGACGCGAACCGCACCCGCGAGACGATCGGCAAGTTCGCCCGGATCTCGATCTTCCTGCCGTACGCGGTGCCGGCCGTGGTCGCGTCGCTGCTCTGGGGCTTCCTGTACCTGCCCCGGGTCAGCCCGATCAACGACGCCATCGAGGCGCTCGGCTTCACCGCGCCGAACCTGCTCTCCAGCGACCTGACCATGTGGGCGGTCGCGAACATCGCGGTCTGGGGCGGCACCGGCTTCAACATGATCGTCATCTACACGGCGCTGCGGGCGGTCCCGACCAGCCTGTACGAGTCGGCCCGGATCGACGGCGCGTCGGAGCTCGCCATCGCCTGGCGCATCAAGATCCCGATCGTGATGCCGTCGCTGGTGATGACCTTCGTGTTCTCGCTGATCGCGACGCTGCAGGTGTTCGCCGAGCCGATGACGCTGCGGCCGCTTGCCAACACCATCTCGACCACGTGGACGCCGCTGATGAAGGTCTACCGGGACGCGTTCGCCCGCAACGACCTGTACGCGGCCGCCGCCACCTCGGTGATCATCGCGCTCGCCACGTTCATCCTGTCCTTCGGCTTCCTCAAGCTCGTCGGGCGCCGGGCCTTCAACCAGGAGGACTGAAGTGACCACCACGTTGAAGCGCAGCCCGGTCGCCACCACGTTGCTGCTGCTCGGCGCCGCGTACTGTCTGCTGCCGGTCCTTTGGGTGCTGATCGCGTCGTCGAAGAGCGCCAGTGAGTTGTTCTCCACGTTCACGCTGGCGCCGAGCACCCACCTGTTCGACAACCTGGTGGACCTGGCCGGTTACCGGGACGGCCTGTACTGGCGCTGGATGGGCAACACGGTCATCTACGCCGGCGTCGGGGCGGCCGTCTCCACGCTGATCTCGGCGATGGCCGGGTACGCGCTGGCCAAGTTCGAGTTCCGGGGCAAGGCCACGGTCTTCAACATCATCCTGGCCGGGGTTCTGGTGCCGGGCGTCATCCTGGCCATCCCGCAGTACCTGCTGCTGGCCAAGCTCGGGATGACCAACACCTACTGGGCGGTGCTGCTGCCCAGCTTCATCAGCCCGTACGGCATCTACCTGGCCCGGATCTTCGCGGCCGCGGCGGTGCCGACCGAGATCCTGGAGGCGTCCCGGATCGACGGCTCCGGGGAGTGGCGCACGTTCGGCACGGTGGTGCTGCCGATGATGCGGACCGGCCTGGTGACGGTGTTCCTCTTCCAGTTCGTGGCGATCTGGAACAACTTCATGCTGCCGTACATCATGTTGGGCGACGACAAGCTCTACCCGCTCACGGTCGGCCTGAACGGGCTGCTCAACCAGGGTGCCAACCAGCCGTCCATGTACACGTCGGTGGTGACCGGCGCACTGGTGTCGATCATCCCGCTGATCGCCCTGTTCCTGACGTTGCAGCGCTACTGGCAGGTCGACCTGGCCGCCGGTGGTGTGAAGGCGTGACTATGATCCCGAACGTGTCGCGCAAACGGCCCACCATCCGTGATGTCGCTCGAGAGGCCGGCGTGTCCTACGCGACGGTCTCCCGCGTGCTCAACGGACGCGACTGGGTCAGCCCGGAGGCGGTCCGGGCCGTCCGCGACGCCATCTCCCGTACCGGGTACACGGCCAACCCGCACGCCCGGTCGCTGGCCACCGGCAGGTCCGGGTCGATCGCGTTCCTGCTCACCGAGCCACAGCACCTGCTCTTCGAGGACCCCAACTTCTCGGTGCTGCTGCGCGGGGTGGCCCAGGCCCTCTCCGACCGGGAGCTGACGCTGATCCTGATGATCGCGTCGACCCAGCAGGAGCGGAGCCGGGCCATCGCGTACCTGTCCGGCGGCCACGTCGACGGGGTGCTGCTGGTGTCGCCGCACTCGGGTGACCCGCTGCTCCGCCAGCTGGTCGAGGCCGAGGTGCCGATCGTGGCGTGCGGCCAGGTGCTCGGTTTCGAGGACCGGATCAGCTCGGTGTCGGCCGACGACTGGGGTGGCGGCCGGTCCGCGGTCGAGCACCTGCTCGCCCAGGGCTGCCGGCGGATCGCCACGATCACCGGGCCGCAGGACACCTTCGGCGGGGTGTTCCGGCTGCGGGGCTACACCGACGCGCTGATGGCGGCCGGGATCGCCGTCGACCCGGCCTACGTCGTGCACGGCGACTGGAGCCGGCAGAGCGGTGCGGCCGGGATGCGTAGCCTGCTCGACCGGGTGCCGGATGTGGACGGCGTGTTCGCCGCGTCGGACGCGATGGCCGCGGCCGCGCTGCCGGTGCTGCGCGAGGCCGGGCGCGAGGTGCCCGGCGACGTGCGGGTGGTCGGTTTCGACGACTCGGGGCTGGCGGCCACCACCGAACCGCCGCTCACCACGGTCCGTCATCCGCTGGAACGGATCAGCGAAGAGATGGTCCGGCTGCTCACTGATGTGATCGCCGGGCGTACCCCGCTCTCCATCACCGTGCCCACCAGCCTGGTGGTCCGGGCCTCGTCGCCTGCCTGAAGCCGGTCCTGACCGGGCCGAAGGCCGGTCCGCTCCAATGAAACACCCCTTTTGTCACGGAAGATCATGAGGAGTGTCATGAGGAAGCTCCCCCTCGTCGTCGCCGCTCTCCTCGCGGTGACGCTTTCCCCCACCCCCGCGCAGGCCCATCCCCAAGGCCTCACCATGCGCGGCGCCGACGTGTCGACGCTGCAACGGTCGATCGAACTCGGGCAGAAGTTCTACGACGCCCGCGGTCGCCGCGGTAATCCGTACGAGATTCTCCAGCAGGCCGGCGTCAACTACGTCCGGCTGCGCATCTGGAACGACCCGACCAGTGGCTACTCCAACAAGGAGAAGGTGCTCAAGCAGGCCCGTGCCGCCAAGGCCGCCGGGCACAAGCTGCTGATCGACTTCCACTACTCGGACACCTGGGCCGACCCGGGCAAGCAGTTCACCCCCGCGGCGTGGGAGGGCCACGACCTCGCCCAGCTGCAGCAGGACGTCTACGACTACACGTACGACATCTGCACCAGCCTGAAGCGGCAGGGCACCACCCCGGACAGCGTGCAGATCGGCAACGAGATCAACGTCGGCATGCTGTGGCCCACCGGCTACGTCAGCAACAGCAACTTCACGCCGCTGGCGGGCCTGCTCAACGCCGGCTACGACGCGACCAAGGCGTGCAGCAAGAAGACGCAGGTCATGGTGCACACGGCGCTCGCCGGGAACATCGACGCCGCCCACTGGTTCTACGACGGCATCACCGCGGCCGGCGCCGAGTGGGACATCACCGCGCTCTCCTACTACTGCATGTGGCACGGCACGCTGACCAACCTGGCCACCGTCATCGGTGACGTCAAGTCCCGGTACGGCAAGCCCGTGGTGATCGCCGAGACCGCCTACCCGTACACCACCGAGAACTACGACCACCTGGAGAACATCATGCTCTCCCCGGCCCCCTGCGACGGTATCCCCGCCACGCAGCAGGGCCAGGCGCAGGAGTTCGCCGCCGTGCAGACCACCGCACGGGACGCCGGTGCCATCGGCGTCTTCTACTGGGAACCCACCTGGACCGCGATCGACGGCAACGGCTGGGACACCGAGGACATCGAGAACTCCGGCAACGCCTGGGAGAACATGGCGACCTTCGACGACAGCGGGCGCATCAACCCGTACGTCCGCTGGCTCCGGTAAATCCCCGTTTAAAGGAGCAGCACCATGAAACCGTCCCTCCGAGCCGCCTTCTCGGCCGCGGTCCTCGCGGTCGCGTTGGTGGTGTCACCCGCCCCCGCACAAGCCGCCTCCCTCACCATGCTGGGCGCCGACGTGTCGTCGCTGCAGCGCACGCTCGACCTCGGCGGCAAGTACTACAACGCCTCGGGTGTCCAGGCCAACCCCTACGACATCCTGAAGACGGCCGGCGTCAACTACGCCCGGCTGCGTGTCTGGAACAACCCGGCCAGCGGTTACAACAACAAG of the Actinoplanes sichuanensis genome contains:
- a CDS encoding carbohydrate ABC transporter permease, with the translated sequence MSLTTTAPRKTAAAPTAAPRRRTGKKAGTPYAFLAPALILFTAFLAAPIVYAGYLSLRKVKVSGLGLGAKSRTEIWAGFDNYARSLSDPDFLPSVYRVGAYGLIVVPTMLGLALLFALLLDANRTRETIGKFARISIFLPYAVPAVVASLLWGFLYLPRVSPINDAIEALGFTAPNLLSSDLTMWAVANIAVWGGTGFNMIVIYTALRAVPTSLYESARIDGASELAIAWRIKIPIVMPSLVMTFVFSLIATLQVFAEPMTLRPLANTISTTWTPLMKVYRDAFARNDLYAAAATSVIIALATFILSFGFLKLVGRRAFNQED
- a CDS encoding carbohydrate ABC transporter permease; translation: MTTTLKRSPVATTLLLLGAAYCLLPVLWVLIASSKSASELFSTFTLAPSTHLFDNLVDLAGYRDGLYWRWMGNTVIYAGVGAAVSTLISAMAGYALAKFEFRGKATVFNIILAGVLVPGVILAIPQYLLLAKLGMTNTYWAVLLPSFISPYGIYLARIFAAAAVPTEILEASRIDGSGEWRTFGTVVLPMMRTGLVTVFLFQFVAIWNNFMLPYIMLGDDKLYPLTVGLNGLLNQGANQPSMYTSVVTGALVSIIPLIALFLTLQRYWQVDLAAGGVKA
- a CDS encoding LacI family DNA-binding transcriptional regulator; this translates as MSRKRPTIRDVAREAGVSYATVSRVLNGRDWVSPEAVRAVRDAISRTGYTANPHARSLATGRSGSIAFLLTEPQHLLFEDPNFSVLLRGVAQALSDRELTLILMIASTQQERSRAIAYLSGGHVDGVLLVSPHSGDPLLRQLVEAEVPIVACGQVLGFEDRISSVSADDWGGGRSAVEHLLAQGCRRIATITGPQDTFGGVFRLRGYTDALMAAGIAVDPAYVVHGDWSRQSGAAGMRSLLDRVPDVDGVFAASDAMAAAALPVLREAGREVPGDVRVVGFDDSGLAATTEPPLTTVRHPLERISEEMVRLLTDVIAGRTPLSITVPTSLVVRASSPA
- a CDS encoding glycoside hydrolase family 53 protein; its protein translation is MRKLPLVVAALLAVTLSPTPAQAHPQGLTMRGADVSTLQRSIELGQKFYDARGRRGNPYEILQQAGVNYVRLRIWNDPTSGYSNKEKVLKQARAAKAAGHKLLIDFHYSDTWADPGKQFTPAAWEGHDLAQLQQDVYDYTYDICTSLKRQGTTPDSVQIGNEINVGMLWPTGYVSNSNFTPLAGLLNAGYDATKACSKKTQVMVHTALAGNIDAAHWFYDGITAAGAEWDITALSYYCMWHGTLTNLATVIGDVKSRYGKPVVIAETAYPYTTENYDHLENIMLSPAPCDGIPATQQGQAQEFAAVQTTARDAGAIGVFYWEPTWTAIDGNGWDTEDIENSGNAWENMATFDDSGRINPYVRWLR